A genome region from Wielerella bovis includes the following:
- the murI gene encoding glutamate racemase — MWLLVRQPESGIMNSKQPIGVFDSGVGGLTVVRALMERLPNENIVYFGDTARVPYGVKSRNTIEEFTMQIVEFLLQHQVKSLVIACNTIAAVAYKRVQQMVGNMPVLSVIEAGAQEALKVTRNNHIGVIATNTTVNSNAYARAVHAHNPDTRVLSQATPLLVSLVEEGWLDHEVTRLTVREYLKPILADDVDTLILGCTHFPHLKPLIKQEVPHLELVDSSITTAEATAQALAAASLLNTSEQTPDYRFYVSDIPLRFQTIGERFLGRSLEQIEMMRLG, encoded by the coding sequence ATGTGGCTGTTGGTCAGGCAGCCTGAAAGTGGGATTATGAACAGTAAACAACCGATTGGTGTGTTTGACTCAGGCGTGGGCGGTTTGACCGTGGTGCGTGCTTTGATGGAGCGTTTGCCCAATGAAAATATTGTGTATTTTGGCGATACGGCGCGTGTGCCTTATGGCGTGAAATCACGCAATACGATTGAAGAATTTACCATGCAAATTGTGGAGTTTTTGTTGCAACATCAAGTCAAATCTTTGGTCATTGCGTGTAATACGATTGCAGCGGTGGCGTATAAACGAGTGCAACAAATGGTGGGTAATATGCCTGTGTTGAGCGTGATTGAGGCAGGGGCGCAAGAGGCGTTGAAAGTTACGCGCAATAATCATATTGGTGTGATTGCAACCAATACGACTGTCAATAGCAATGCTTATGCGCGTGCGGTTCATGCCCATAATCCTGATACGCGGGTGTTATCACAAGCTACGCCTTTGCTTGTTTCGTTGGTTGAGGAGGGCTGGCTTGACCACGAGGTTACGCGTTTGACGGTGCGTGAATATTTGAAACCAATTTTGGCAGATGATGTGGATACTTTGATTTTGGGTTGTACGCATTTTCCGCATTTAAAACCGTTGATTAAACAAGAAGTACCACATTTGGAATTGGTAGACAGTTCCATTACAACTGCCGAAGCAACGGCACAGGCATTGGCTGCTGCGAGTTTGCTCAATACCAGTGAGCAAACGCCTGATTATCGCTTTTATGTATCGGATATTCCGCTGCGTTTTCAAACGATTGGCGAGCGTTTTTTGGGGCGCAGTTTGGAACAGATTGAAATGATGCGGCTGGGGTAG
- the aphA gene encoding acid phosphatase AphA produces MNLLQKTSIALILSAISLSAAAHGPKVNYTHQGVTAIDMKNTNKVRWVTVEQIRDSLKNTPPITVSFDVDDTVLVSSQCFYYGRNTFSPNSYEYLKNQAFWNYVADGCDRSSIPKESAAALIKMHQERGDQVVFITGRTGHINNDPTRLDVLGTILERTFDVKNMRPVNYTQDTPVAPYLYDKTYYIVKNKSQIHYGDSNDDVLAAREAGIRAIRVIRTPVSTNRPLPINGGYGEEVLIDSSY; encoded by the coding sequence ATGAACTTATTACAAAAAACATCCATTGCATTGATTTTATCTGCAATTTCACTATCTGCTGCAGCACATGGACCAAAAGTAAACTATACTCATCAAGGTGTGACTGCGATTGATATGAAAAACACGAACAAAGTGCGTTGGGTAACAGTAGAACAAATCCGAGACAGCCTGAAAAATACCCCACCCATTACAGTCAGCTTTGACGTAGATGATACCGTGTTAGTGTCATCACAATGCTTCTATTATGGTCGCAATACCTTTTCTCCAAATAGCTATGAATACCTGAAAAATCAAGCATTTTGGAATTATGTGGCTGATGGTTGCGATCGCAGCTCTATCCCTAAAGAATCCGCTGCTGCTTTGATTAAAATGCACCAAGAACGTGGCGACCAAGTCGTATTTATCACTGGTCGTACTGGTCATATCAACAACGATCCAACTCGTTTAGATGTATTGGGTACCATTCTGGAACGCACATTTGATGTAAAAAATATGCGACCTGTAAATTACACCCAAGATACTCCTGTTGCACCTTATTTGTATGACAAAACATATTACATTGTGAAAAATAAATCACAAATTCACTATGGCGATAGCAATGATGACGTTTTAGCGGCACGAGAAGCTGGTATCCGTGCTATCCGTGTGATTCGTACACCAGTTAGTACCAATCGCCCCTTACCCATCAACGGTGGCTATGGTGAAGAAGTTTTGATAGATTCATCTTATTAA
- a CDS encoding NupC/NupG family nucleoside CNT transporter, giving the protein MGILNSLLGMVALITIAIALSKHRKAINKRTVGVAFAIQFLLGALVLYVPIGRSILETMSNGVSKVLSYGNQGVSFVFGGLVDSKMFELFGGNGFIFAFRVLPMIIFFSALISVLYYLGIMAWVVKALGGVLQKALGTSRAESLSAAANVFVGQTEAPLVVKPFIHKMTQSELFAIMTGGLASIAGSVLGGYAAMGVPLPYLLAASFMAAPGGLLFAKLMHPETETPQEISNDSISFVGEGETPPSNVIDAAAAGASIGMQIALNVGAMLIAFVGIIALFNGMIGGIGGWLNMPDLSLEKILGWLFSPLAWLIGAPWADAQVAGSFIGQKLVVNEFVAYSEFTNYITNTSLPALNAKTQAIISFALCGFANLGSIAILVGGLSIMAPNRRGDIAKMGVRALIAGTLSNLMSATIAGLFIGLTM; this is encoded by the coding sequence ATGGGTATACTCAATAGTTTGCTCGGCATGGTTGCATTGATTACCATTGCCATTGCATTATCTAAACATCGTAAAGCAATTAATAAACGCACCGTTGGTGTGGCATTTGCCATTCAATTTTTACTGGGGGCATTGGTTTTATACGTTCCAATTGGACGTTCCATTTTGGAGACCATGTCCAACGGCGTTTCCAAGGTATTAAGTTACGGTAATCAAGGCGTATCGTTTGTATTTGGCGGCTTGGTGGACAGTAAAATGTTTGAATTATTTGGTGGTAACGGTTTTATTTTTGCCTTCCGCGTACTGCCAATGATTATCTTCTTTTCCGCATTGATTTCTGTGTTGTATTACTTGGGTATTATGGCATGGGTAGTTAAAGCCCTAGGTGGCGTATTGCAAAAAGCACTAGGCACATCGCGTGCCGAAAGTTTGTCAGCAGCGGCAAATGTCTTTGTTGGACAAACCGAAGCTCCTTTGGTTGTTAAACCTTTTATCCATAAAATGACACAATCAGAATTATTCGCCATTATGACAGGTGGTTTGGCATCTATTGCTGGTTCTGTATTAGGCGGTTATGCGGCAATGGGTGTGCCCTTACCTTATTTGTTAGCCGCATCATTTATGGCGGCACCAGGGGGATTATTGTTTGCTAAATTAATGCATCCCGAAACAGAAACTCCTCAAGAAATCAGCAACGATAGCATCAGCTTCGTTGGCGAGGGAGAAACACCACCTTCCAATGTCATTGATGCCGCAGCAGCTGGTGCATCCATTGGTATGCAAATCGCCCTCAATGTTGGCGCAATGTTGATTGCTTTCGTCGGTATCATCGCCTTGTTTAATGGCATGATTGGCGGTATTGGTGGCTGGTTGAATATGCCTGATTTATCATTAGAAAAAATCTTGGGTTGGTTATTCTCTCCATTAGCATGGTTAATTGGTGCACCTTGGGCTGATGCACAAGTCGCTGGTTCATTTATTGGACAAAAATTAGTGGTAAACGAATTTGTTGCCTATTCTGAATTCACCAATTACATCACAAACACCAGCTTGCCCGCATTAAATGCCAAAACTCAAGCCATTATTTCATTTGCCTTGTGTGGCTTTGCTAACTTGGGTTCAATTGCCATTTTGGTAGGTGGCTTATCTATCATGGCACCCAACCGCCGTGGCGACATTGCCAAAATGGGTGTACGCGCACTGATTGCAGGTACATTATCTAACTTGATGAGTGCCACCATTGCAGGTTTATTTATCGGTTTGACTATGTGA
- the deoD gene encoding purine-nucleoside phosphorylase — translation MATPHISAETGAFAQTVLMPGDPLRAKYIAETFLENAEQVTAVRNMYGYTGTYKGKHLSIMAHGMGIPSCSIYAKELITEYGVKNIIRVGSCGAVLDDVHVRDVVIGMGASTDSNVNRMRFRNHDFAALADFGIVQALVQAAANNQISVKVGNLFSSDLFYHPDTQMTETLRKYGILGVEMEAAGIYGVAAEFGAKAATICTVSDHIVREEYTSAEERQLTFNDMIKIALDAAITL, via the coding sequence ATGGCAACACCCCATATTTCTGCTGAAACAGGTGCATTTGCTCAAACCGTTTTGATGCCAGGTGACCCATTACGCGCCAAATATATTGCTGAAACTTTTTTAGAAAATGCAGAACAAGTAACCGCTGTGCGTAATATGTACGGCTACACAGGTACTTATAAAGGCAAACACTTATCCATCATGGCTCATGGTATGGGCATTCCCTCTTGCTCCATTTACGCCAAAGAATTGATTACCGAATATGGCGTGAAAAACATTATTCGCGTGGGTTCATGCGGTGCTGTTTTGGATGATGTGCATGTACGCGATGTTGTTATTGGCATGGGGGCGAGTACCGACAGCAACGTCAATCGTATGCGTTTCCGTAACCACGATTTTGCCGCACTTGCCGATTTTGGCATTGTACAAGCCTTGGTTCAGGCTGCTGCTAACAATCAAATTTCTGTTAAAGTAGGCAATCTGTTTTCATCTGATTTATTCTATCATCCTGATACTCAAATGACGGAAACTTTACGCAAATATGGTATTTTGGGCGTAGAAATGGAGGCAGCAGGCATTTATGGCGTAGCAGCTGAATTTGGTGCAAAAGCGGCAACCATTTGTACCGTATCCGACCATATTGTGCGCGAAGAATATACATCTGCCGAAGAACGTCAATTAACGTTTAACGATATGATTAAAATTGCATTAGATGCAGCCATTACTTTGTAA
- the hisF gene encoding imidazole glycerol phosphate synthase subunit HisF, with the protein MLAKRIIPCLDVEKGRVVKGVNFLGLRDAGNPVDVAKRYNDEGADEITFLDITASSDNRDTILHVIEEVASQVFIPLTVGGGVRSVADIRRLLNAGADKVSINTAAVTNPDLVSEASAFFGSQAIVVAIDAKAVNTENSRWDVFTHGGRKDTGLDAVEWAREMQARGAGEILLTSMDRDGTKIGFNLPLTRAISEAVDIPVIASGGVGNVQHLVEGVLQGKADAVLAASIFHFGEVSIREAKLAMQAAGIEVRL; encoded by the coding sequence ATGTTAGCCAAACGCATTATCCCCTGTTTAGACGTAGAAAAAGGTCGCGTGGTCAAAGGCGTGAATTTTTTGGGTTTGCGCGATGCAGGCAACCCCGTAGATGTCGCCAAACGCTACAACGATGAAGGCGCAGACGAAATCACATTCTTGGACATCACAGCCAGCAGCGACAACCGCGACACCATTTTGCACGTCATAGAAGAAGTGGCGAGCCAAGTGTTTATTCCGCTCACGGTGGGCGGTGGCGTGCGCAGCGTGGCGGACATTCGCCGTTTGCTCAATGCGGGCGCGGACAAAGTCAGCATCAACACTGCTGCCGTTACCAACCCCGATTTGGTCAGCGAAGCGAGCGCGTTTTTCGGTTCACAAGCGATTGTGGTGGCGATTGATGCGAAAGCCGTCAATACCGAAAATTCGCGCTGGGACGTGTTCACGCACGGCGGCAGAAAAGACACAGGTTTGGACGCAGTAGAATGGGCGCGTGAAATGCAAGCGCGTGGCGCAGGCGAAATCCTTTTAACTTCCATGGACAGAGACGGCACGAAAATCGGTTTCAATTTGCCGCTCACACGCGCGATTTCGGAAGCGGTGGACATTCCCGTGATTGCATCGGGTGGCGTGGGCAATGTGCAACATTTGGTGGAAGGCGTGTTGCAAGGCAAAGCGGACGCGGTGTTGGCAGCCAGCATTTTCCATTTTGGCGAAGTGAGCATACGCGAAGCAAAATTAGCCATGCAAGCGGCTGGGATTGAAGTGCGTTTGTGA
- a CDS encoding acetyl-CoA carboxylase carboxyltransferase subunit alpha, whose amino-acid sequence MKPVFLDFEQPIAELTNKIEELRFVQGDSAVDISDEIARLQKKNRELTKSIFAKLTPAQISQVSRHPQRPYTLDYIEALCTDFQELHGDRHYADDHAIVGGLARFDGQSVMVIGHQKGRDTKEKILRNFGMPRPEGYRKALRLMHLAEKFKIPVLTFVDTPGAYPGIGAEERNQSEAIGKNLYELTRLRVPVICTIIGEGGSGGALAIAVGDYVNMLQYSTYSVISPEGCASILWKTAEKAPEAAAALGITADRLQKLSLIDRIIDEPLGGAHRDYPDIMKRVKIVIEQQLREAQNLPLDDLLTRRFDRIMAYGQFIEKDK is encoded by the coding sequence ATGAAACCAGTTTTTCTTGACTTTGAACAACCCATCGCAGAATTAACCAATAAAATTGAAGAGTTACGTTTTGTACAAGGCGATTCTGCCGTAGATATTTCCGATGAAATCGCCCGTTTGCAAAAGAAAAATCGGGAACTGACCAAATCCATTTTTGCCAAACTCACGCCTGCACAAATCTCACAAGTTTCACGCCACCCACAACGCCCTTACACGTTGGATTATATTGAAGCCTTGTGTACCGATTTCCAAGAATTGCATGGCGACCGACATTATGCTGATGACCACGCCATTGTTGGTGGACTCGCTCGTTTTGACGGACAAAGTGTCATGGTCATTGGACATCAAAAAGGACGCGATACCAAAGAAAAAATTTTACGCAATTTTGGTATGCCGCGCCCCGAAGGTTATCGCAAAGCCCTGCGCTTGATGCATCTTGCCGAAAAATTCAAAATTCCCGTGCTGACATTTGTGGATACCCCAGGTGCCTACCCTGGTATTGGCGCAGAAGAACGCAATCAATCCGAAGCAATCGGCAAAAATCTGTATGAATTGACACGTTTACGCGTGCCTGTAATTTGCACGATTATCGGCGAAGGCGGTTCAGGTGGCGCATTAGCCATTGCCGTTGGCGATTATGTGAACATGTTGCAATATTCCACTTACTCGGTCATTTCGCCTGAAGGTTGCGCCTCTATTTTGTGGAAAACCGCAGAAAAGGCACCCGAAGCGGCTGCTGCACTAGGCATCACTGCTGACCGTTTGCAAAAATTAAGCTTAATTGACCGCATAATTGACGAACCATTGGGCGGCGCACATCGCGATTATCCCGATATAATGAAACGTGTCAAAATAGTGATTGAACAACAATTACGCGAGGCACAAAATCTACCGCTAGACGATTTGCTGACACGTCGTTTTGACCGCATTATGGCTTATGGTCAATTTATTGAAAAAGATAAATAA
- a CDS encoding FKBP-type peptidyl-prolyl cis-trans isomerase produces the protein MKKTFLAMILVAASGLAFADDDVKLSAQQQKDWSYLMGYEAATTFYPQLNTFMSLDKQEVFNGLQDALDNKAARVNEQQKSELHNAIVEKVMAYHTQIAQENLTQGEQFLAQNKTQAGIHTTASGLQYRVDKAGSGARVKLGDTVSVFYTGKLLDGTVVNQTHEQPVTVELSRHSLIAGLVEGLQLMQKGGEYTLFVPTNLAYGEMPSAAIQPNSMLIFEIKVADIQAAPSKKKTSPKAKRR, from the coding sequence ATGAAAAAAACATTTTTGGCGATGATTTTGGTGGCGGCAAGCGGTTTGGCGTTTGCCGATGATGATGTGAAATTATCGGCACAGCAGCAAAAAGATTGGAGCTATTTAATGGGCTATGAAGCGGCGACAACGTTTTACCCACAGCTTAATACATTTATGTCATTAGATAAGCAGGAAGTTTTCAACGGATTGCAAGATGCGTTGGACAATAAAGCTGCTCGCGTAAACGAACAGCAGAAAAGTGAATTGCACAATGCCATTGTAGAAAAAGTGATGGCGTACCACACTCAAATTGCGCAAGAAAATTTGACCCAAGGCGAGCAATTTTTGGCGCAAAACAAAACGCAAGCGGGCATTCACACCACCGCATCGGGTTTGCAATATCGTGTGGATAAAGCAGGTTCGGGCGCACGCGTGAAATTGGGCGATACCGTGAGCGTGTTTTACACAGGCAAATTGTTGGACGGCACAGTGGTTAACCAAACCCATGAACAGCCCGTTACCGTTGAATTGTCCCGACATAGTCTGATTGCAGGCTTGGTTGAAGGCTTGCAACTGATGCAAAAAGGGGGTGAATACACCTTGTTTGTTCCCACCAATTTGGCGTATGGCGAAATGCCGAGCGCAGCCATTCAACCCAATTCCATGTTGATTTTTGAAATCAAAGTGGCGGACATTCAAGCCGCACCCAGCAAAAAGAAAACATCGCCCAAAGCAAAACGCAGATGA
- the deoA gene encoding thymidine phosphorylase, which produces MLIQEIIRKKRDNQTLTREEIQFYSQGVTDGSISEGQIAAMCMAIYFNKLNLDERTELTLAMRDSGDNLNWDKYHLNAPILDKHSTGGVGDVVSLMLAPMLAACGGFVPMIAGRGLGHTGGTLDKLESIKGFDIFPSPQKMQELVKQIGCVIVGQTGNLAPADRKIYATRDVTATVESIDLITASILSKKLAEGLTSLVMDVKVGSGAFMPTYELSKQLAQSIAAVATHAGCQTTALLTDMNEVLASSAGNAVEVREAVRYLRNEGTRNPRLHEITLALGAEALVNGKLAATREEARQKLQNVLDNGKAYEIFEKMVIAQGGHTQFDQLPTATVIKPVFAQNEGYIQAMNTRDIGIAVINLGGGRRIASDEIDHSVGFDEILPIGSKVHPDTPLAMIHAKNEDAWQAAAQAYRAALTIGETQPENRPIVYETLTA; this is translated from the coding sequence ATGCTGATTCAAGAAATCATACGCAAAAAACGCGACAATCAAACTTTAACACGCGAAGAAATTCAATTTTATAGCCAAGGTGTAACCGACGGCAGCATCAGCGAAGGACAAATTGCCGCCATGTGCATGGCAATCTATTTCAATAAACTCAACTTAGATGAACGCACCGAACTTACACTTGCCATGCGCGATAGTGGTGACAACCTGAATTGGGACAAATATCATCTCAATGCCCCAATCTTGGATAAACACTCCACAGGCGGCGTAGGCGATGTTGTATCACTCATGCTGGCACCCATGCTTGCCGCATGTGGCGGATTTGTTCCCATGATTGCAGGACGTGGCTTGGGACACACTGGTGGCACATTGGACAAATTGGAAAGCATCAAAGGCTTTGATATTTTTCCCTCTCCGCAAAAAATGCAAGAACTGGTCAAACAAATTGGCTGTGTCATTGTCGGACAAACAGGTAATCTCGCTCCAGCCGACCGCAAAATCTACGCAACTCGCGATGTAACCGCTACCGTAGAAAGCATTGATTTAATTACGGCATCTATTTTGTCTAAAAAATTAGCAGAAGGCTTAACTAGCCTTGTTATGGATGTAAAAGTAGGTAGTGGCGCATTCATGCCTACTTACGAACTTTCCAAACAACTGGCACAAAGTATCGCTGCCGTTGCCACCCACGCAGGCTGCCAAACCACCGCTCTGCTTACCGATATGAACGAAGTGCTTGCCAGCAGCGCGGGCAATGCCGTTGAAGTGCGCGAAGCTGTACGCTATTTGCGAAATGAAGGTACACGCAATCCACGCTTGCATGAAATCACACTAGCATTGGGTGCAGAAGCCTTGGTAAACGGAAAACTTGCCGCCACTCGCGAAGAAGCACGTCAAAAATTGCAAAATGTATTAGACAACGGCAAAGCCTATGAAATTTTTGAGAAAATGGTTATCGCGCAAGGCGGGCACACCCAATTTGACCAACTACCTACTGCCACCGTAATTAAACCCGTATTCGCACAAAATGAAGGTTACATTCAAGCAATGAATACACGCGATATTGGTATTGCCGTTATCAATTTAGGCGGTGGACGACGCATTGCCAGCGATGAAATTGACCACAGCGTTGGCTTTGACGAAATTTTACCTATTGGTAGCAAAGTTCATCCTGATACACCATTGGCAATGATTCACGCTAAAAATGAAGACGCATGGCAAGCCGCTGCACAAGCCTATCGTGCGGCACTTACCATTGGCGAAACGCAGCCTGAAAACCGTCCAATCGTGTATGAAACATTAACTGCATAA
- a CDS encoding DEAD/DEAH box helicase gives MTIQFADLNLDKNILSALKSAGYNSPTPIQMQAVPAALQGRDIMASAQTGSGKTAAFLLPSLQKLTKRSEKSGKGPRVLVLTPTRELAAQVEKNAQTYAQNMKWLRTVTLVGGTSFGQQIKALSRPIDVIVATPGRLMDHMRSGRIDFDRLEILILDEADRMLDMGFIDDIETIVAATPEDRQTLLFSATWDGAVGKLARKLTQNPEIIEIEREEKQGKIEEQLFYCDDKNHKNRLLDHILRDANIDQCVIFTSTKAMTEVLADELYEKGFNANCLHGDMPQGWRNRTLMDLRKGRCKILVATDVAARGIDIPTITHVINYDLPKQAEDYVHRIGRTGRAGRTGLAMSFAEVNEYMAVHKIERYIERKLPETVIEGLEPTRKRNKNAERKPRGKGGFGGGKREGERWGGRRDGGDKKPYGEKKSFGGKRAGGFKKDGAKRDAGFKKSSFRGKPKTSGTKSRV, from the coding sequence ATGACGATTCAATTCGCCGACTTAAATTTAGATAAAAATATTCTTTCTGCATTAAAATCAGCAGGTTATAACAGCCCCACACCGATTCAAATGCAAGCCGTGCCAGCAGCTCTGCAAGGACGCGACATCATGGCTTCCGCGCAAACAGGTTCGGGTAAAACCGCCGCATTTTTGTTACCCAGCTTGCAAAAATTAACCAAACGCAGTGAAAAATCAGGCAAAGGTCCGCGCGTTTTGGTTTTGACACCGACACGTGAATTGGCTGCCCAAGTGGAAAAAAACGCACAAACTTACGCGCAAAACATGAAATGGTTGCGTACCGTAACTTTGGTGGGTGGTACATCTTTTGGTCAGCAAATCAAAGCATTGAGTCGTCCGATTGATGTGATTGTGGCAACCCCTGGACGCTTGATGGACCACATGCGCAGTGGTCGCATTGATTTTGACCGCTTGGAAATTTTGATTTTGGACGAAGCCGACCGTATGTTGGATATGGGTTTCATTGACGATATTGAAACCATCGTGGCAGCCACCCCAGAAGACCGCCAAACCTTGCTATTTTCCGCAACTTGGGACGGCGCAGTGGGCAAATTGGCACGCAAATTGACCCAAAATCCCGAAATTATTGAGATTGAACGCGAAGAAAAACAAGGCAAAATTGAAGAGCAATTGTTTTATTGTGATGACAAAAATCACAAAAATCGCTTGCTTGACCACATTTTGCGCGATGCGAACATTGACCAATGTGTGATTTTTACCTCCACCAAAGCGATGACAGAAGTGTTGGCGGACGAGTTGTACGAAAAAGGCTTTAATGCCAACTGTTTGCATGGCGATATGCCACAAGGTTGGCGCAATCGCACGCTGATGGATTTGCGCAAAGGGCGTTGCAAAATTTTGGTGGCGACCGATGTGGCAGCGCGTGGCATTGACATTCCCACAATCACCCACGTCATCAACTACGATTTGCCCAAACAAGCGGAAGATTATGTACACCGCATTGGGCGCACGGGTCGCGCTGGGCGCACGGGTTTGGCAATGAGCTTTGCTGAAGTAAACGAATACATGGCGGTACATAAAATTGAGCGTTACATTGAACGCAAGCTGCCTGAAACCGTGATTGAAGGCTTGGAACCCACGCGCAAACGCAACAAAAACGCAGAACGCAAACCACGCGGCAAAGGCGGTTTCGGTGGCGGTAAACGCGAAGGCGAGCGTTGGGGAGGTCGCCGTGATGGTGGCGACAAAAAACCGTATGGCGAGAAAAAATCCTTTGGCGGTAAACGCGCTGGCGGTTTCAAAAAAGACGGTGCCAAACGCGATGCTGGTTTTAAGAAAAGCAGTTTTCGCGGCAAACCCAAAACGAGTGGCACTAAATCGCGTGTTTGA
- the cdd gene encoding cytidine deaminase — translation MLRSFLTNYDINQQIDTFNGDKIAFALSLLPEAAHLAVVPVSQFHVGAIAIDVDGHFYFGANQECSEASMGQTVHAEQSAISHAWQRGAKQITDIVVNYTPCGHCRQFLNELRGAESLRIHLPHSRDNLLSDFLPDSFSPKDLGMTERLLDDVHHSLPALNDADTLIQAAFQAAQSCYAPYSKAYAGVALDTGDEVFTGRYAENAAYNPSLPPLQVAINLLRMSGRTTDEVKRAVLVCTEHGGHVAMSQALWQHVGSCELEIVKI, via the coding sequence ATGTTACGCAGTTTTTTGACAAATTATGACATAAATCAGCAAATCGATACTTTTAATGGCGACAAAATTGCATTTGCGTTATCTTTATTGCCAGAAGCAGCACACTTAGCCGTTGTTCCTGTATCACAATTTCATGTGGGTGCGATTGCGATTGACGTTGATGGTCATTTTTATTTTGGTGCGAATCAGGAATGTTCAGAAGCTAGCATGGGGCAAACTGTTCATGCTGAACAAAGTGCAATTTCACACGCGTGGCAACGAGGGGCGAAACAAATTACCGATATTGTGGTAAATTACACGCCATGCGGGCATTGCCGCCAATTTTTGAATGAATTACGAGGCGCTGAGTCACTGCGGATTCATTTACCACACAGTCGTGATAATTTGCTCTCTGATTTTTTACCCGATAGTTTTTCTCCCAAAGATTTGGGTATGACGGAACGTTTATTAGATGATGTACATCATTCACTTCCTGCTTTAAATGATGCAGATACATTAATCCAAGCCGCTTTTCAGGCTGCCCAAAGTTGTTATGCGCCATATAGCAAAGCTTATGCTGGCGTTGCTTTGGATACAGGAGATGAGGTGTTTACAGGGCGATATGCTGAAAATGCCGCATATAATCCGAGTTTGCCACCATTGCAAGTTGCCATTAATTTATTGCGTATGAGTGGTCGTACAACAGATGAAGTAAAACGTGCGGTTCTTGTCTGTACAGAACATGGCGGACACGTTGCGATGAGTCAAGCGCTTTGGCAACATGTTGGTTCATGTGAATTGGAAATTGTGAAAATTTAA
- a CDS encoding IS982 family transposase, protein MDYLTALFCQIDDFCKEFEPKFNSKLIKNNKIRNRPSCISTAEIMTVLIAFHQYRMRDFKTYYQWQVQSIWQRDCPNMPSYNRFLELATRALPAMLVFLTTQMGKCTGIGVVDSTTLSVCHNRRIHSHKVFKNIAQRGKSSTGWFYGFKLHAVFNHLGELVNFCLTAGNVDDRQGLKQMAKHLFGILVADRGYIGKDLSDWLKEKYGITLLTGIKKGMKPKQYTSEQKKLLKKRGVIETIFGQLKNLCQIEHTWHRLERGFILNLISGLTAYCLFPYKPMMFGKKSLLPMK, encoded by the coding sequence ATGGATTATCTTACCGCACTTTTCTGCCAAATTGATGATTTTTGCAAAGAATTTGAACCCAAATTCAATAGCAAATTGATTAAAAACAATAAAATTCGTAATAGACCAAGTTGTATCAGTACCGCAGAAATCATGACCGTACTGATTGCTTTTCATCAATATCGCATGCGTGATTTCAAAACCTATTACCAATGGCAAGTCCAATCCATTTGGCAGCGAGACTGCCCCAATATGCCCAGCTACAACCGCTTTTTGGAACTGGCTACACGAGCCTTACCTGCTATGTTGGTATTTTTAACCACCCAAATGGGCAAATGCACAGGTATAGGTGTGGTGGATTCAACCACTTTGTCGGTTTGCCACAATCGCCGTATTCACTCGCATAAAGTGTTTAAAAACATCGCGCAAAGGGGCAAAAGCAGTACAGGCTGGTTTTACGGTTTCAAATTGCATGCGGTATTTAACCACTTGGGTGAGCTGGTCAATTTTTGCTTAACCGCAGGCAATGTGGATGACCGTCAAGGTTTAAAACAAATGGCAAAGCACCTATTCGGCATTTTGGTGGCGGATAGGGGCTATATTGGAAAAGATTTAAGTGATTGGCTTAAAGAGAAATATGGCATTACTTTACTAACGGGTATCAAAAAAGGCATGAAACCCAAACAATACACAAGTGAGCAGAAAAAGCTGCTTAAAAAACGTGGTGTTATAGAAACCATTTTTGGGCAACTGAAAAATTTGTGTCAAATTGAACATACTTGGCATCGTTTGGAGCGTGGTTTTATCTTGAATTTGATTTCAGGTTTGACTGCCTATTGCCTGTTTCCTTATAAGCCAATGATGTTTGGGAAAAAGTCTTTGTTACCAATGAAGTAA